CCCTTCCGACGGCGCTGGTCTCGGATGTGGAAGCGGCGCGCGCGAAGGCCAACAAGAGTTTCGCCGTGTACAACACCCTGCCTTCCTATCGCGCCATGCTCGATCGCGAGGGCAGTGGCAGCCAACCCGGTGATGTGGCGCTGCTCGGCGACGAGGCGGAACTGCGCAAGTGCGTCGACCGACTGGTCGACGCCGGAGTGACGGATTTCTGCGCGGTGCCCTTCGGAGCGGATAGCGGCGCAGCCACCCGTACGCAGGAGTTCTTGAAGTCGCTCCTCTGACAGACCCCCTTCCCCGAGGTTCCGAGATGATCAAACTCGTCTACTGCGTGCGCCGAAACCCCGCTCTGTCAGCGGAGGAATTTCGCAAGACCTGGTTGAACGACCACGGACCGCTGGTGAAGTCGCTGCGCAAAGTCCTGGGCATGGTGCGCTACGTGCAGAGCCACACGCTCGTGGAAGCGAGCGAAGCCGTTCGCCAGCCGCGCGGCGCGGCGCCGCCCTACGACGGAATCACCGAAGTCTGGTTCGAGCGACTCGAATCCCTGGGCGTCGATGCGGAGGCCGCGACCGAGGCCGCGCGACTCTTGCTCGAGGACGAGAAGCGCTTCATCGATCTGGAAAATTCCGCCGTATTCCTCACAGAAGAGCACGAGATCTTCTAGAGGCGATCGCGCGGGTTCCTCCTGCGTCTACTTTGCGGCCTCTGGATGCCGGGGTGTCCAGTTCTGTAGCCAGCCCGGTTCCGCGTACAGATCCACGCGTCCATTGATCCGATAGACCACCGGATACACGCCCTCGCCCTGTAGTTCTCCGGCCTGGATCGCGCGCAGCGCGGACTGCAGATCCTTTACATCTTCGACCGCCAGTTCCGGTGCTCCCGGGGGAGCGACGCGATGTGCGCCGAACACGCGCGCGTCTGGTCGCACGGCGCCCAGGACGGTGCTCGCGCCTTGCAGGTAATCGCCCATGCCACTGTTCGGGAGCATTCCGAACAGCGGCCCGGGATAGATGAAGTCGCCCGTGAACAGGTCTCCCGATTTCAAGTCGAGCAGCGACACCGAGTCTTCGGTATGTCCCGGCGTGTAGAGCACCTGCAACACTCGGTCGCCCAGCGAGATTCGCGAACCCGGAGCAAGCCACACGTCGACTTGAAGCTCGGGAGCTTCGATGTTTTCGGCCGCGCCGAGGTGCTCGTCAAACGTGAGTTGCAAGCGGCCGTCGGGCGCGCGCGCGCGCAGATAGGGCAGGTCGAGCACCGCGACGTGCTCG
The sequence above is a segment of the bacterium genome. Coding sequences within it:
- a CDS encoding EthD domain-containing protein, which gives rise to MIKLVYCVRRNPALSAEEFRKTWLNDHGPLVKSLRKVLGMVRYVQSHTLVEASEAVRQPRGAAPPYDGITEVWFERLESLGVDAEAATEAARLLLEDEKRFIDLENSAVFLTEEHEIF
- a CDS encoding MBL fold metallo-hydrolase, with amino-acid sequence MKRLLITGIVIALLAALALAQRHVILAYGLSLSGTPEFLEAQDEGPDVRWHDDYFTVQALDENTFAIGEPRFYQQNYSYLIVGSERAVLFDAGPGYRDIRPVAQALTDRPITFIPSHFHYDHVGNQITFEHVAVLDLPYLRARAPDGRLQLTFDEHLGAAENIEAPELQVDVWLAPGSRISLGDRVLQVLYTPGHTEDSVSLLDLKSGDLFTGDFIYPGPLFGMLPNSGMGDYLQGASTVLGAVRPDARVFGAHRVAPPGAPELAVEDVKDLQSALRAIQAGELQGEGVYPVVYRINGRVDLYAEPGWLQNWTPRHPEAAK